DNA sequence from the Chloroflexota bacterium genome:
ATCCGCTCATCTACTATCGGCCCACCTGTTGCCGGATCCATGTGTATTCCCATACGCCGTGAGAGTTCGTTCTCCGGGATCAAGCCCACCGAGAGCAACAAGGTGTCGCAGGGGATAACCTCTTCGGTACCAGGGATCGGACGTCTTTGCTCATCCACTGCGACACTGACCACAGCCTCCACCCGCTTGCGCCCTCGGACTTCTGCAACCGTGCGACAAAATTCCAGCGGGATGTTGTAGTCGCGTATGCACTGGACATAATTACGGCTGAGGCCATTTAGGTAGGGCATGTTCTCCAACACGCGCTCTACCACCGCGCCCTCAAACGTCAGTCGGCGGGCCATAATCATGCCGATGTCCCCAGAGCCTAGGATAACGAAGCGCCGGCCTGGCATATAGCCCTCGATATTGACTAGCCGCTGTGCTGTGCCCGCCGTATATACCCCCGCCGGACGGGTGCCAGGGATGGCAAGTGCGCCTCGTGTCCGTTCGCGGCAACCCATTGCCAGCACAATGGCCTTGGGATGTACCTCCACGATGCCATCGCGGGGGTTGGTAACGTAAATGCGTCGGTCAGGTAGGACATCCAGCACCATTGAGTCGAGCAGTGCCTGGACACCAGCCTGTCGCGCGCGTTCGATGTAACGTTGGGCGTATTCTGGCCCAGTTAAATCTTGGGCGAAAATCTCAACCCCAAAACCATTGTGGATACACTGCTGGAGGATGCCGCCCAACTCGATTTCGCGCTCGATGATCAGAACGCTAACCTCCCGTTCCGCTGCGGCTGTGGCAGCGGCCAGACCCGCAGGTCCGCTACCGACCACGGCGACATCAGTAGTCATGGTCTTCAATGATCCACCTCCTTTGTGCCGCGCACCACGAGTTCTGAGCCAGGTCCGTTCAATGTTACTTTCGTCGCAGGACAACCCAATTCCCTGGCCAGGATCTCAAG
Encoded proteins:
- a CDS encoding FAD-dependent oxidoreductase; amino-acid sequence: MTTDVAVVGSGPAGLAAATAAAEREVSVLIIEREIELGGILQQCIHNGFGVEIFAQDLTGPEYAQRYIERARQAGVQALLDSMVLDVLPDRRIYVTNPRDGIVEVHPKAIVLAMGCRERTRGALAIPGTRPAGVYTAGTAQRLVNIEGYMPGRRFVILGSGDIGMIMARRLTFEGAVVERVLENMPYLNGLSRNYVQCIRDYNIPLEFCRTVAEVRGRKRVEAVVSVAVDEQRRPIPGTEEVIPCDTLLLSVGLIPENELSRRMGIHMDPATGGPIVDERMGTSLRGVFAAGNVVHVYDLVDWVTRAGEVAGRSAAEHVLGLDRASGKRIRTVAGKNVRLVVPQVFGLDALLEQGVQLQLRVRQPIEEKTRLTVTAETKELFRKTLRYVRPGEMIQIEMEPRVGRWLENTDSVVVDIAKAD